One Homo sapiens chromosome 13, GRCh38.p14 Primary Assembly genomic window carries:
- the PCDH8 gene encoding protocadherin-8 isoform 1 precursor (isoform 1 precursor is encoded by transcript variant 1), whose amino-acid sequence MSPVRRWGSPCLFPLQLFSLCWVLSVAQSKTVRYSTFEEDAPGTVIGTLAEDLHMKVSGDTSFRLMKQFNSSLLRVREGDGQLTVGDAGLDRERLCGQAPQCVLAFDVVSFSQEQFRLVHVEVEVRDVNDHAPRFPRAQIPVEVSEGAAVGTRIPLEVPVDEDVGANGLQTVRLAEPHSPFRVELQTRADGAQCADLVLLQELDRESQAAYSLELVAQDGGRPPRSATAALSVRVLDANDHSPAFPQGAVAEVELAEDAPVGSLLLDLDAADPDEGPNGDVVFAFGARTPPEARRLFRLDPRSGRLTLAGPVDYERQDTYELDVRAQDRGPGPRAATCKVIVRIRDVNDNAPDIAITPLAAPGAPATSPFAAAAAAAALGGADASSPAGAGTPEAGATSLVPEGAARESLVALVSTSDRDSGANGQVRCALYGHEHFRLQPAYAGSYLVVTAASLDRERIAEYNLTLVAEDRGAPPLRTVRPYTVRVGDENDNAPLFTRPVYEVSVRENNPPGAYLATVAARDRDLGRNGQVTYRLLEAEVGRAGGAVSTYVSVDPATGAIYALRSFDYETLRQLDVRIQASDGGSPQLSSSALVQVRVLDQNDHAPVLVHPAPANGSLEVAVPGRTAKDTVVARVQARDADEGANGELAFELQQQEPREAFAIGRRTGEILLTGDLSQEPPGRVFRALLVISDGGRPPLTTTATVSFVVTAGGGRGPAAPASAGSPERSRPPGSRLGVSGSVLQWDTPLIVIIVLAGSCTLLLAAIIAIATTCNRRKKEVRKGGALREERPGAAGGGASAPGSPEEAARGAGPRPNMFDVLTFPGTGKAPFGSPAADAPPPAVAAAEVPGSEGGSATGESACHFEGQQRLRGAHAEPYGASPGFGKEPAPPVAVWKGHSFNTISGREAEKFSGKDSGKGDSDFNDSDSDISGDALKKDLINHMQSGLWACTAECKILGHSDRCWSPSCSGPNAHPSPHPPAQMSTFCKSTSLPRDPLRRDNYYQAQLPKTVGLQSVYEKVLHRDYDRTVTLLSPPRPGRLPDLQEIGVPLYQSPPGRYLSPKKGANENV is encoded by the exons ATGAGTCCTGTGAGGCGTTGGGGCAGCCCCTGCCTTTTCCCCTTGCAGCTCTTCAGCCTCTGCTGGGTGCTCTCAGTGGCCCAGAGCAAAACAGTCCGATACAGCACCTTCGAGGAGGATGCCCCCGGCACGGTCATCGGGACCCTGGCCGAGGACCTGCATATGAAAGTATCGGGTGACACAAGCTTCCGCCTGATGAAGCAATTCAACAGCTCTCTGCTCCGGGTGCGCGAAGGCGACGGGCAGCTGACCGTCGGGGACGCCGGCCTGGACCGCGAGCGGCTGTGTGGCCAGGCCCCGCAGTGCGTGCTGGCCTTCGATGTGGTCAGCTTCTCGCAGGAGCAGTTCCGGCTGGTGCACGTGGAGGTAGAGGTGAGGGACGTCAACGACCACGCGCCGCGCTTCCCCAGGGCCCAGATCCCGGTAGAGGTGTCCGAGGGTGCGGCAGTGGGCACGCGCATCCCCTTGGAGGTGCCGGTGGACGAGGACGTGGGCGCCAACGGGCTGCAGACCGTGCGCCTGGCCGAGCCGCACAGCCCCTTTCGCGTGGAGCTGCAGACGCGAGCGGACGGCGCTCAGTGCGCAGACCTGGTGCTGCTGCAGGAGCTGGACCGCGAGAGCCAGGCCGCCTACAGCCTGGAGCTGGTGGCCCAGGACGGCGGCCGCCCGCCGCGCTCCGCCACGGCTGCCCTCAGCGTGCGCGTCCTGGATGCGAATGACCACAGCCCGGCCTTCCCGCAGGGCGCCGTGGCCGAAGTGGAGCTGGCGGAAGACGCGCCCGTGGGCTCCCTGCTTCTCGACCTGGACGCAGCCGACCCCGACGAGGGACCTAACGGCGACGTGGTGTTCGCATTTGGCGCCCGCACCCCGCCGGAGGCGCGCCGCCTCTTTCGGCTTGACCCGCGATCAGGCCGCCTCACCCTGGCCGGGCCCGTGGACTACGAGCGTCAGGACACCTACGAGCTGGACGTGCGGGCGCAGGACCGCGGACCCGGGCCCCGCGCTGCCACCTGCAAGGTCATCGTGCGCATCCGAGACGTCAATGACAACGCACCCGACATCGCCATCACCCCGCTGGCCGCCCCAGGCGCGCCGGCAACCTCACCCttcgccgctgccgccgccgccgctgcacTCGGGGGAGCGGACGCTAGCTCGCCGGCGGGAGCCGGGACGCCGGAGGCTGGTGCCACTTCGCTGGTGCCGGAGGGGGCGGCGCGCGAGAGCCTGGTGGCCCTGGTCAGCACCTCGGACAGGGACTCGGGCGCCAACGGGCAAGTGCGCTGCGCCCTCTATGGGCACGAGCACTTCCGGCTGCAGCCGGCCTACGCGGGCAGCTACCTGGTGGTGACCGCGGCGTCGCTGGACCGCGAACGCATCGCCGAGTACAACTTGACGCTGGTGGCCGAGGATCGCGGCGCGCCCCCGCTGCGCACAGTGCGGCCCTACACGGTGCGTGTGGGCGACGAGAACGACAACGCGCCGCTCTTCACGCGGCCGGTCTATGAGGTGTCGGTGCGCGAGAACAACCCGCCAGGCGCCTACCTGGCCACGGTGGCCGCCCGCGACCGGGACCTGGGCCGCAACGGCCAGGTCACCTACCGGCTgctggaggccgaggtgggccgcgCCGGGGGCGCCGTGTCCACTTATGTCTCGGTGGACCCAGCTACCGGAGCCATCTACGCGCTGCGCAGCTTCGACTATGAGACGCTGCGCCAACTCGACGTTCGCATCCAAGCTAGCGACGGCGGCTCCCCTCAGCTTTCCAGCAGCGCCCTAGTGCAAGTGCGCGTGCTGGACCAGAACGACCATGCGCCAGTCCTGGTGCACCCGGCGCCAGCCAATGGCTCCCTAGAAGTGGCGGTGCCTGGGCGCACCGCAAAGGACACGGTTGTGGCCCGTGTGCAGGCCCGGGATGCAGACGAGGGAGCCAACGGGGAGCTGGCGTTCGAGCTGCAGCAGCAGGAGCCGCGCGAAGCCTTCGCCATCGGCCGCCGCACGGGGGAGATACTGCTCACCGGCGACCTCTCGCAGGAGCCACCCGGTCGCGTGTTCAGGGCGCTCCTGGTCATATCCGACGGCGGCCGTCCCCCGCTCACCACCACCGCAACTGTCAGCTTCGTGGTAACAGCAGGGGGCGGGCGTGGGCCGGCTGCGCCTGCCAGTGCAGGAAGCCCGGAGCGTTCCCGCCCGCCTGGCTCTCGGCTCGGGGTGTCCGGGTCGGTGCTGCAATGGGACACGCCGCTGATCGTCATCATCGTGCTGGCCGGGAGCTGCACGCTGCTGCTGGCCGCCATCATCGCCATCGCCACCACCTGCAACCGCCGCAAGAAGGAGGTGCGCAAAGGGGGGGCCCTCCGGGAAGAGCGGCCCGGGGCGGCGGGCGGCGGAGCCTCGGCTCCCGGCTCCCCGGAGGAGGCCGCCCGGGGAGCCGGGCCCAGGCCCAACATGTTCGACGTGCTCACCTTCCCTGGCACCGGCAAAGCGCCCTTTGGCAGCCCCGCGGCGGACGCGCCTCCGCCTGCGGTCGCCGCGGCCGAAGTGCCGGGCTCAGAGGGCGGCAGCGCCACTGGGGAAAGCGCCTGTCACTTCGAGGGGCAGCAGCGGCTCCGCGGCGCGCACGCCGAG CCCTACGGTGCCTCCCCGGGTTTTGGAAAGGAGCCGGCGCCCCCTGTGGCGGTGTGGAAAGGACACTCCTTCAACACCATTTCTGGCAGAGAAGCAGAGAAGTTCAGCGGCAAAGACAGCGGTAAAGGGGACAGTGATTTCAACGACAGCGATTCCGACATCAGCGGGGACGCTCTGAAAAAGGATCTCATCAACCACATGCAGAGTG GACTGTGGGCGTGCACCGCTGAGTGTAAGATCCTGGGCCACTCTGACCGCTGCTGGAGCCCATCCTGCAGCGGGCCCAACGCACATCCATCGCCTCACCCACCAGCCCAGATGTCAACCTTCTGTAAGAGCACGTCACTGCCTCGGGATCCTCTGCGCAGGGACAATTACTACCAGGCCCAGCTGCCCAAGACAGTGGGGCTGCAGAGCGTCTATGAGAAAGTACTGCACAGAGACTATGACAGGACAGTCACTCTGCTCTCCCCTCCCCGTCCAGGGAGGCTCCCAGACCTGCAGGAGATTGGAGTACCCCTCTACCAGTCCCCTCCTGGCAGGTACCTGTCCCCGAAGAAGGGAGCCAATGAAAATGTGTAA
- the PCDH8 gene encoding protocadherin-8 isoform 2 precursor (isoform 2 precursor is encoded by transcript variant 2), whose protein sequence is MSPVRRWGSPCLFPLQLFSLCWVLSVAQSKTVRYSTFEEDAPGTVIGTLAEDLHMKVSGDTSFRLMKQFNSSLLRVREGDGQLTVGDAGLDRERLCGQAPQCVLAFDVVSFSQEQFRLVHVEVEVRDVNDHAPRFPRAQIPVEVSEGAAVGTRIPLEVPVDEDVGANGLQTVRLAEPHSPFRVELQTRADGAQCADLVLLQELDRESQAAYSLELVAQDGGRPPRSATAALSVRVLDANDHSPAFPQGAVAEVELAEDAPVGSLLLDLDAADPDEGPNGDVVFAFGARTPPEARRLFRLDPRSGRLTLAGPVDYERQDTYELDVRAQDRGPGPRAATCKVIVRIRDVNDNAPDIAITPLAAPGAPATSPFAAAAAAAALGGADASSPAGAGTPEAGATSLVPEGAARESLVALVSTSDRDSGANGQVRCALYGHEHFRLQPAYAGSYLVVTAASLDRERIAEYNLTLVAEDRGAPPLRTVRPYTVRVGDENDNAPLFTRPVYEVSVRENNPPGAYLATVAARDRDLGRNGQVTYRLLEAEVGRAGGAVSTYVSVDPATGAIYALRSFDYETLRQLDVRIQASDGGSPQLSSSALVQVRVLDQNDHAPVLVHPAPANGSLEVAVPGRTAKDTVVARVQARDADEGANGELAFELQQQEPREAFAIGRRTGEILLTGDLSQEPPGRVFRALLVISDGGRPPLTTTATVSFVVTAGGGRGPAAPASAGSPERSRPPGSRLGVSGSVLQWDTPLIVIIVLAGSCTLLLAAIIAIATTCNRRKKEPYGASPGFGKEPAPPVAVWKGHSFNTISGREAEKFSGKDSGKGDSDFNDSDSDISGDALKKDLINHMQSGLWACTAECKILGHSDRCWSPSCSGPNAHPSPHPPAQMSTFCKSTSLPRDPLRRDNYYQAQLPKTVGLQSVYEKVLHRDYDRTVTLLSPPRPGRLPDLQEIGVPLYQSPPGRYLSPKKGANENV, encoded by the exons ATGAGTCCTGTGAGGCGTTGGGGCAGCCCCTGCCTTTTCCCCTTGCAGCTCTTCAGCCTCTGCTGGGTGCTCTCAGTGGCCCAGAGCAAAACAGTCCGATACAGCACCTTCGAGGAGGATGCCCCCGGCACGGTCATCGGGACCCTGGCCGAGGACCTGCATATGAAAGTATCGGGTGACACAAGCTTCCGCCTGATGAAGCAATTCAACAGCTCTCTGCTCCGGGTGCGCGAAGGCGACGGGCAGCTGACCGTCGGGGACGCCGGCCTGGACCGCGAGCGGCTGTGTGGCCAGGCCCCGCAGTGCGTGCTGGCCTTCGATGTGGTCAGCTTCTCGCAGGAGCAGTTCCGGCTGGTGCACGTGGAGGTAGAGGTGAGGGACGTCAACGACCACGCGCCGCGCTTCCCCAGGGCCCAGATCCCGGTAGAGGTGTCCGAGGGTGCGGCAGTGGGCACGCGCATCCCCTTGGAGGTGCCGGTGGACGAGGACGTGGGCGCCAACGGGCTGCAGACCGTGCGCCTGGCCGAGCCGCACAGCCCCTTTCGCGTGGAGCTGCAGACGCGAGCGGACGGCGCTCAGTGCGCAGACCTGGTGCTGCTGCAGGAGCTGGACCGCGAGAGCCAGGCCGCCTACAGCCTGGAGCTGGTGGCCCAGGACGGCGGCCGCCCGCCGCGCTCCGCCACGGCTGCCCTCAGCGTGCGCGTCCTGGATGCGAATGACCACAGCCCGGCCTTCCCGCAGGGCGCCGTGGCCGAAGTGGAGCTGGCGGAAGACGCGCCCGTGGGCTCCCTGCTTCTCGACCTGGACGCAGCCGACCCCGACGAGGGACCTAACGGCGACGTGGTGTTCGCATTTGGCGCCCGCACCCCGCCGGAGGCGCGCCGCCTCTTTCGGCTTGACCCGCGATCAGGCCGCCTCACCCTGGCCGGGCCCGTGGACTACGAGCGTCAGGACACCTACGAGCTGGACGTGCGGGCGCAGGACCGCGGACCCGGGCCCCGCGCTGCCACCTGCAAGGTCATCGTGCGCATCCGAGACGTCAATGACAACGCACCCGACATCGCCATCACCCCGCTGGCCGCCCCAGGCGCGCCGGCAACCTCACCCttcgccgctgccgccgccgccgctgcacTCGGGGGAGCGGACGCTAGCTCGCCGGCGGGAGCCGGGACGCCGGAGGCTGGTGCCACTTCGCTGGTGCCGGAGGGGGCGGCGCGCGAGAGCCTGGTGGCCCTGGTCAGCACCTCGGACAGGGACTCGGGCGCCAACGGGCAAGTGCGCTGCGCCCTCTATGGGCACGAGCACTTCCGGCTGCAGCCGGCCTACGCGGGCAGCTACCTGGTGGTGACCGCGGCGTCGCTGGACCGCGAACGCATCGCCGAGTACAACTTGACGCTGGTGGCCGAGGATCGCGGCGCGCCCCCGCTGCGCACAGTGCGGCCCTACACGGTGCGTGTGGGCGACGAGAACGACAACGCGCCGCTCTTCACGCGGCCGGTCTATGAGGTGTCGGTGCGCGAGAACAACCCGCCAGGCGCCTACCTGGCCACGGTGGCCGCCCGCGACCGGGACCTGGGCCGCAACGGCCAGGTCACCTACCGGCTgctggaggccgaggtgggccgcgCCGGGGGCGCCGTGTCCACTTATGTCTCGGTGGACCCAGCTACCGGAGCCATCTACGCGCTGCGCAGCTTCGACTATGAGACGCTGCGCCAACTCGACGTTCGCATCCAAGCTAGCGACGGCGGCTCCCCTCAGCTTTCCAGCAGCGCCCTAGTGCAAGTGCGCGTGCTGGACCAGAACGACCATGCGCCAGTCCTGGTGCACCCGGCGCCAGCCAATGGCTCCCTAGAAGTGGCGGTGCCTGGGCGCACCGCAAAGGACACGGTTGTGGCCCGTGTGCAGGCCCGGGATGCAGACGAGGGAGCCAACGGGGAGCTGGCGTTCGAGCTGCAGCAGCAGGAGCCGCGCGAAGCCTTCGCCATCGGCCGCCGCACGGGGGAGATACTGCTCACCGGCGACCTCTCGCAGGAGCCACCCGGTCGCGTGTTCAGGGCGCTCCTGGTCATATCCGACGGCGGCCGTCCCCCGCTCACCACCACCGCAACTGTCAGCTTCGTGGTAACAGCAGGGGGCGGGCGTGGGCCGGCTGCGCCTGCCAGTGCAGGAAGCCCGGAGCGTTCCCGCCCGCCTGGCTCTCGGCTCGGGGTGTCCGGGTCGGTGCTGCAATGGGACACGCCGCTGATCGTCATCATCGTGCTGGCCGGGAGCTGCACGCTGCTGCTGGCCGCCATCATCGCCATCGCCACCACCTGCAACCGCCGCAAGAAGGAG CCCTACGGTGCCTCCCCGGGTTTTGGAAAGGAGCCGGCGCCCCCTGTGGCGGTGTGGAAAGGACACTCCTTCAACACCATTTCTGGCAGAGAAGCAGAGAAGTTCAGCGGCAAAGACAGCGGTAAAGGGGACAGTGATTTCAACGACAGCGATTCCGACATCAGCGGGGACGCTCTGAAAAAGGATCTCATCAACCACATGCAGAGTG GACTGTGGGCGTGCACCGCTGAGTGTAAGATCCTGGGCCACTCTGACCGCTGCTGGAGCCCATCCTGCAGCGGGCCCAACGCACATCCATCGCCTCACCCACCAGCCCAGATGTCAACCTTCTGTAAGAGCACGTCACTGCCTCGGGATCCTCTGCGCAGGGACAATTACTACCAGGCCCAGCTGCCCAAGACAGTGGGGCTGCAGAGCGTCTATGAGAAAGTACTGCACAGAGACTATGACAGGACAGTCACTCTGCTCTCCCCTCCCCGTCCAGGGAGGCTCCCAGACCTGCAGGAGATTGGAGTACCCCTCTACCAGTCCCCTCCTGGCAGGTACCTGTCCCCGAAGAAGGGAGCCAATGAAAATGTGTAA